DNA from Asanoa sp. WMMD1127:
GATCTCCCAGACGTCGTCCGTGGTGATCGTCGCGCGGCCGATGCCCGGCAGGCAGAAGCCCATGCCCGTGACGACGACGTCGCGGGCGTCGGTGGCGGACCTCATCATGTTCATTCCTTCCCCGAAGGTCGCTCGTTCGGGGAAGAGAGTACGTCCTAAACGGACAAATCAGATGTACGCCCCTTAGGCGGGCGTTTCAGGCACTCTCCCGCAGTTCCAGCCGGTGTCCGGCGGTCAGCTCGGCCGGCGCGCCGTCGGCGCCGGGGGCCAGCCGCTTGGCCAGGAGCTCGACGGCGAGCCGGGCGATCTCCTCCTTGTCCGGCGCGACCGTGGTCAGCGTCGGCGTCGAGAACCGGCCGTCCTCGATGTCGTCGAACCCGACCACCGCGACGTCGTCGGGCACCCGCAGGCCGCGCTCGTGCAGGGCGCGCATCGCGCCGAGCGCCAGCGTGTCGTTGAAGCAGAAGAGCGCGTCCGGGCGTACGCCGGAGTCGAGCAGCTTGCGCACCGCGGCGGCGCCGTCGGCCCGGTGCCAGTTGGCCGCGGCCGCCACCCGGCGGGGGTCGAACCGGATCCTCGCCGCCGCGAGGGCCTCCTTGTAGCCGGTCAGCCGCATCCGCGCGCTGGCGCCGGAGGTGGCCCGCTGCGCGCCGATGGCCGCGATCCGCCGCCGGCCCGACGCGATCAGGTGCGCGGTGATCTCGCGGGCGGCGGCCACGTTGTCGACCGCGACGTGGTCGGCCGGCCCGTGGTCGTCGCGCTCGCCGAGCAGCACCATCGGGCGGGTGTCGGCGCGCCGGGCGAGCTCGGCGCCGGTGAGCGCCAGCGGGCTGAAGATGAGGCCGTCGATGAGCTGGTCGCGGATGCCGTCGGCGACGATCCGCTCACGGTCGGGTGATCCGCCGGTCTGGTCGATCAGGACGGTCCAGTCGTGCGCGGCGGCGGCGTCGACCACGTGCCGGACCAGCTCGGCGAAGTAGGGGATGTCGAGCTCGGGCACGGCCAGCGCGATGACGCCGGTGCGGCCGGTGCGCAGGCTGCGGGCCGTCAGGTTGGGCCGGTAGTTGAGCTCGGCGATGACCGCCTCGACCCGGGCCCGGGTCTCCGGCCGGACGTGCGCGTAGCCGTTGACCACGTTGGACACGGTCTTGACCGAGACGCCCGCGCGCTCCGCGACGTCCTTGAGCCGGTTGCGCACGCCCACCTCCATCACGGTCAGAGGACGACAGCATACCTACGCTTTACAACGTTGTATGCAACGTTGTAGAAAGGCTGCACGTCACCCGAAAGGCTGAGAGATTGCGCACCGCTTCGCTTACCGTCGACCCCGCGTTCCGGGTCGGCGCCGCCGATCGGCGGCTCTTCGGCTCGTTCGTCGAGCACATGGGCCGCTGCGTCTACGGCGGCATCTACGAGCCCGGCCACCCCACCGCCGACCCGTTGGGCCTGCGCGGTGACGTGCTCGACCTGGTCCGGGAGCTCGGGGTGAGCGTGGTGCGCTATCCGGGCGGCAACTTCGTCTCCGGCTACCGCTGGGAAGACGGGATCGGGCCGGCCGGTGACCGACCGCGCCGGCTCGATCTCGCCTGGAAGACGGTGGAGACCAACCAGTTCGGCCTCGACGAGTTCATGACCTGGGCCAAGGCGGCCGGTGTCGAGCCGATGATGGCGGTCAACCTCGGCACCCGGGGTGTCCAGGAGGCGCTCGACGTCCTGGAATACACGAACCACCCCGGCGGCACCGAGCTGTCGGACCTGCGGCGCAAGAACGGCGCCGCCGAGCCGTACGACGTGAAGCTCTGGTGTCTCGGCAACGAGCTCGACGGGCCGTGGCAGGTCGGGCACAAGACGGCCGACGAGTACGGCCGGCTGGCCGCCGAGACCGGCAAGGCGATGAAGCTGGTCGACCCGTCGATCAGCCTGGTCGCCTGCGGCAGCTCCAACCGCGGCATGCCGACGTTCGGCCAGTGGGAGGCGACCGTCCTCGAGCACGCCTACGAGCAGGTCGACTACATCTCGGCGCACACCTACTACGACCCGTCCGACGGCGACCGGGCCAGCATCCTCGCCTCGGCGGTCGACATGGACGCGTTCATCACCGAGGTGGTCGCCACCGCCGACCACGTGGCGGCCAAGCGGCGGCACACCCGCAAGCTGAAGGTCTCGTTCGACGAGTGGAACGTCTGGTACCAGTCGCGCCTGCAGGCCGACCTGGACCGGCGCGGCTGGGTCGAGGCGCCCGCCCTGATCGAGGACGACTTCACCGCCGTCGACGCCGTGGTGGTCGGCGACCTGCTGGTCACCCTGCTGCGCCACGCTGACCGGGTGGGCGTCGCCTGCCAGGCCCAGCTCGCCAACGTGATCGGCCCGATCCGCACCACCAACGGCGGCCCGGCCTGGCGGCAGAGCATCTTCCACCCGTTCGCGCTGACCGCCCGGCACGCGGTGGGCACCGTCCTGCGCACCGAACCCGTCTCGCCGGTGCACGAGACCGCCCGCTACGGCGCGGTGGAGTCCCTGTCCACCACCGCCGTCCACGACGAGGAGACGGGCGCGCTGTCCGTCTTCGCCGTCAACCGCGGCGACGAGGACCTGGTCGTCGAAATCGGCCTGCGGGCGCTGCCCGGCATCGCCGGTCTCGCCCACGTCACCCTCGACGCGGGCGCGGACCCGGACGCGGTCAACTCAGCGGACGCGCCCGCCCGGGTCACCCCTCGCGAGCTGGGCCGACCTGATGTTGAGAGCGGCGTTTCGCGGGTAGTCCTGCCCGCCGCCTCCTGGAACCTCCTGCGCTATTCACCCCCATCCCGATAGATCCGAGGAGCGACCCATGGACAACCTGATCTCCCGACGGCGTGTGCTCGGCCTGGGTGTCGGGCTCGGCACGGCCGCCGCCCTGACCATCGCCGGTTGCGGCAGCGGTGACGACGACTCGACCGCCGCCTCGGGCGACGGCGGCAAGACGTACTCCGGCCCCAAGGTCGACCTCAACCTGTGGAACGGCTTCACCGGCGGTGACGGCGACATCTTCAAGAAGCTCGTCGACCAGTTCAACACCGAGCACCAGAACATCAAGATGGGCGTGGCCACCTACCGGTGGGAGGACTACTACGCCAAGCTGCCCGGCGCGGTCTCCTCCGGCAACGGCCCGGACATCGCGGTCATGCACATGGACCAGCTCGCGACGTTCGCCGCGCGGCAGATCATCCAGCCGCTCGACGACGTGGCGTCCGCGCTGAGCCTGACCGAGGCCGACTTCGCGCCCACCGTGTGGCAGGGCGGCATCTACAAGGGCAAGCGGTACGGCATTCCGCTGGACATGCACCCGCTCGGCTTCTACTACCGCACCGACCTGATGGAGCAGGCCGGCCTCGACCCGAACAAGCCGCCGACCAACCGGCAGGAGTTCGAGGCGGCGCTGACCGCGCTCAAGGCCAAGAACATCCAGGGCTTCTGGATGAGCCCGTTCCAGTTCACCGGCGGCATGGCGGGCTACTCGCTGGTGCACCAGTTCGGCGGCTCCCTGTTCAACCAGGACACCACCCAGGCCGTGTTCAACTCGCCGGAGGCCGTCGAGGCGGTCACCTGGTGCGTCGACCTGGTCAAGAACGGGCACTCGCCGGCCAACGTGGGCCAGGACGCCGACTACGTCGCGTTCAAGGCGGGCAAGAGCGCGTTCAACTGGAACGGCATCTGGCAGATCAACGACCTCAAGAAGAGCCCCGAGGTCAAGTGGGGCGTCGCGCCGCTGCCGCAGATCGGCTCGAAGCCAGCCGCCTGGGCCAACTCGCACAACTTCACGATCGTGCAGCAGAAGCGCGGCGCCGACGCCAACAAGATCGCCGCGGCCAAGGTGTTCATCAACTGGCTCAGCGAGCACTCGCTGGACTGGGCGGCCGGCGGCCAGGTGCCCGCGCGCAAGGCCGTCCGCGAGGGCAGCGGCTTCCAGGCGCTGACCGAGGTCGGCAAGCTCGCGCCCGAGCTCGACTACGCCGCGTTCCCGCCGGCCCTGCCGGGCGTCGGTGACGCGATCACCCTGTTCTACACCGCGTTCAACGAGGCGGTGCTCGGCAAGAAGGACCCGAAGAAGGCGATGGACGACGGCGTCGCGAAGGCCAACCAGCTGCTCGCGGACAACGCCAAGAAGTACGGGGCCTGACCTTGGCTTCGCCCAAGTCGGCGGTGCGGCGTCGCGGAACCGCGACGCCGTACCTCTTCCTCGCCCCGTACCTGCTGCTGTTCGCGGTGTTCGCGCTGTTGCCGGTGCTCCTCGGGATCTGGCTCAGCCTGCACCAGTGGGACTTCCAGCTGCCGAACAAGCCCTTCGTCGGTCTCGACAACTACAAGGATCTGTTCACCAGCGGCTCGGTGGTCTACAGCGACTGGTGGGAGAGCGTCAGCGCGACCGGCATCTTCGTCGTGCTGTCCGTGCCGCTGCTGGTGGTGCTCCCGCTCGGCCTCGCGGTGCTGCTCAACCGGGCGTTCCCGGGCCGGACGTTCTTCCGGGCGGTGTTCTTCGCGCCGTACGTGCTGGGCGTCGCGGTCATCGGCCTGCTGTGGCGGTTCCTGCTCGACGCCAACCTCGGCCTGGTCAACCGTCTGCTCGGGGTCGTCGGGCTGCCGGACGCCACGGCCTGGGTGACCGACCTGCCGTGGGCCTGGATCTCGCTGGTCGGCGTCACGGTCTGGTGGACCGCCGGCTTCAACGCCGTCATCTACCTGGCGGGGCTGCAGGACATCCCGGCGGAGCTCTACGAGGCGGCGAAGGTCGACGGGGCGACCGCCTGGCAGCGGTTCCGCAACGTGACCCTGCCCGGGCTCCGGCCCGTGCTGCTGTTCGTGGTGACCACCACGATCCTCGCGTCGGCCAACATGTTCGGGCAGTCCTACCTGATCACGCAGGGAGCGCCGGGCAACTCGACGCGCAGCGTGGTCTGGTACATCGTCGAGCGCGGCATCGCGCAGAACGACGCCGGGCGGGCCGCGGCGATGAGCGTCACCCTGACCCTGATGCTGGTCGTGGTCAGCATCGCCAACTTCCGCATCTTCCGGTACCGGGAGGACTGATGGCGCTCCGCCGGATCGGGCTATACGCCATCCTCGTCGCGCTGACCGCCGTATTCGCGGTCCCGCTGATCTGGATGCTGCTCACCTCGCTCAAGTCGTACCCGGACGCGCAGCAGATCCCACCGACCTGGCTGCCCGACCCGTTCGTCACGTACGGCTACAAGCAGCTCCTGCAGGCCGGCTCGCAGAACCCGGTGCTGCGCTGGTTCTTCAACAGCCTGCTGGCCGCGGTGCTGCAGGCCGCGCTGGTGCTGGTCACCGCCTCGATGGCGGCGTACGCCCTGGCCCGGATGCGGTTCCGCGGGCGCGGCCTGGTGTTCGCGCTGATCGTGGCCACCCTGTTCGTGCCGCCGGCCACGCAGATCATCCCGAACTTCCTGATCGTCGACACGCTCAACTGGCTCGACACCCTGACGGTGATCGTGGTGCCGGGCGCGGCCAGCGCGTTCGGGGTGTTCTTCCTGCGGCAGTTCTTCCTGTCGCTGCCCCGCGAGCTCGAGGAGGCGGCCACGCTGGACGGCGCCAACACCTGGCAGATCTTCACGCGGGTCGTGCTGCCGCTGTCGAAGCCGGCCCTGGCCACACTGGCGGTGCTGGCGTTCCTGACCAACTGGAACGACTTCCTGTGGCCCATCTTCGTGCTGTTCAGCGGCGACCAGCTGACCCTGCCGGCCGGCCTCGGCCTGCTCCAGGGCGCCTACCAGACCGACTTCCCGGTCGTGATGGCCGGCGCCGTGCTGGCCAGCGTGCCGGCGATCATCCTGTTCGTGATCGCGCAACGGCACATCATCGAAGGCGTGTCCCGCAGCGGACTCAAGGGATGATCCGGAGGGTCGTGGTGGCAGTGGTGGCGGCGGCCGCGCTGGGTGGTTGCGGCGGTTCCTCCCCGGCGGAGCCGCCGCCCGACACGTTCACCAACCCGGTGTACGCGTCGGACGCGCCGGACCCGCAGGCGATCCGGGTCGGCGAGACCTGGTACCTGTTCCACACCAACACCCCCGAGGCGAACGTCCCCGTGCTGACGTCCCCGGATCTCGTGACCTGGACGCCGGCCGGGGACGCGTTGCCGGAGCTGGGTTCCTGGGCCGCGGCCGGGAAGACCTGGGCGCCGGAGGTGCTGGCGGTCGCGGCGGACCGTTACGTGCTCTACTACACGGCCGCGTCGGCGGCGACGGGTCGGCAGTGCATCGGGCGGGCCGTGGCGTCCTCGCCGGCGGGTCCGTTCGTCGACGACGCGGCCGATCCGCTGGTCTGCCAGGCCGACCAGGGCGGGTCGATCGACGCGAGCCCGTTCCGGGACACGGACGGCACGCTGCACCTGCTGTGGAAGAACGACGGCAACGCGATCGGCCAGGACACCTGGATCTGGTCGGCGCCGCTCGCGGCGTCCGGTGTCTCGTTGGCGGGCGAGCCGGTCCAGCTGATCAAGCAGACCGAGGCGTGGGAGGGCACCCTCGTCGAGGGCCCGTTCCTGTGGCGCCGGCCCGAAGGGCTGTTCCTGTTCTACGCCGCCAACGCCTATGACAAACCGTCCTATGCGGAGGGTTACGCGGTCTGTGACTCGCCCGCCGGCCCGTGCCGCAAGGCGCCGGAGAACCCGATCCTGCGCTCGGCCGGCGGCGCGTCCGGGCCCGGCCACGCCTCGATGGTCGAGAAGGACGGCCGCACCTGGCTGATCTACCACGCCTGGCCCACCGGCCAGGAGGGCGCGGTCGACCCGGGCCGCCAGCTCTGGCTGGACGAGGTGGTCTGGACCGACGGCAAGCCGGTCGTCCGCGGCCCGACGGACGGCCCGCAGCCGCTGCCTTAGCCCTGCGCGGCGCGGATGTCGACGACTCCCGGCACCGGCGTGGTGCCGGTGAAGTCGTCCTTCATGTCGTCGACGCCCCACTGCGGCCGGGCCAGCTCCAGGAGCGACTGCCGCTCGGCCCGCTTCTTCTCCGGGTCGACGTTCATCGCCGTGTTGCGGTCCTGCTTGATCGCCTCGTCGGCCTCGCCGTCCCGGTTGAACGACCACATGAGCTTCGGGTCGCCGAACGGCAGCGGCATGCCCTCGTGCCCGGCCGTGCTGTGCGTGTGCCAGGTGTGCCAGGTCTTGCCGTACGAGTTCATCAGCTGCTTCATCAGCGCCTTCTCGGCGGCCGCGGGCAGGCCGGGCGCGACGAGCTCGCCGGAGAGCACCTCGAAGTTGTGCGGATGCCAGTAGCCGCGCTCCTCCTCGGGAACCGTGTCGAAGAGCCGCCCGGAGATGATGTATTCCACGCCGATCAGGTTGGCGTCCTTGGTGTTGCCGTCGAAGAGCACGCACTGCAGCACGTCGTCGTTGACCACCCGGCAGAAGTGGTGCGCCTCCATCTGGAAGTCCGGCTCACCCTTGGCGCAGTGGAAACCCACGACATAGACGTCGAAACCTGACATCGGTGCGCTCGTCTGCAGCAGGTGCGACCCCTGCTCCAGGATCGACCGCCAGGCGCCCTTGCTCTCCCCCGCCGCGACGGTCGAGGTGCGCCGGTTCTTGATCGTTGGTTGGACGGGCACGGGACGGCTCCCTTCGTCGGTGATCCAGGGCTGCGTACCCGGCCGCCGCCCGTCCAACCACCTGGCCCGCTCGTCCTTACAACGATGAATGCAACGTTGTAAGAACGATGGATGCGTCGACTGCTCGCCGTGCTCGCCGGCCTCACGCTGGTGACCGTCGCGGCTCCGGCCCCGGCTTCCGCCGCTCCACAACCGACACCGCGCAACCCGGTCACCGCCGGTGTCGCCGACACGTTCGCCGACCCCGCCGTGATCCGCGGGGACGACGGCTACTGGTACGCGTACGGCACCAGCGACCCCCTCCGCTCCGGCGAGGGCACGCCGCACCTGCTGCCGATCCTGCGCTCCCCCGACCTGGCCCGCTGGTCTTATGTGGGTGACGCGTTCATCGCCGCCAACCGGCCGGCCTGGGCCACGCCGACCGCCGGCCTGTGGGCCCCCGACATCCGCCGCGCCGGCGACACCTGGCTGCTCTACTACACCGTCACCGACACGACGCTCAACGCCGGCGACGACTCCGCGATCGGCGTGGCCACCGCGCCGGGCCCGACCGGACCGTGGACCGACTCCGGCGCCCCGCTGGTCGGCCCGCGACCGGCGCCCGGCGGCGGCTTCCTGTGGACCTTCGACCCGGCCGGGCTGGTGGACGCTTCCGGGCAACGCTGGCTCTACTACGGCTCGTACTTCGGTGGCATCTGGACCGTGCCGCTGTCGTCCGACGGGCTGCGCGTCACCGGCGCCGCGACCCAGGTCACGATCGACAACCGCTACGAGGGCGCGTACGTGGTCCGGCGCGGTGGCTGGTACTACCTGTTCGGCTCGGCCGCCAACTGCTGCGCGGGCCCGACCACCGGCTACAGCGTGTTCGCCGGCCGTTCCAAGTCGCCCACCGGGCCGTTCGTCGACCGTTCCGGCGCGTCCCTGCTCGACTCGCGGGTCGGCGGCACGCCGGTGATCCAGCCCAACGGCAACCGCTGGATCGGCACCGGCCACAACGCCGTGGTCACCGACGAGCGCGGCCGCGACTGGTTCGTCTACCACGCCATCGACCGCGACGTGCCCTATCTCGACGAGCCCTACGGGATCAACCGGCGCCCGATGCTGATCGACCGCCTCGACTGGCACGGCGGCTGGCCGACCGTCCGCGGCGGCGAGTGGGCCTCCGACCCGGGCGCGCGCGACGAGTCGTGGCGCTGGGCCGACAAGGTCAGGAAGCCCGTCTGGTCGGACGACTTCACGGCCGGCCTCGACCCCGCCTGGAGCTGGGTGCGGCTCGACCCCGACGCGGTGGTCACCGGCGGCGCGCTGCGCTGGCCGACCCAGGCCGCCGACCTGGTCGGCACCGTCAACGACGCGGGCGTGCTGCTGCGGGACGCCCCGGCCGGCGACTACGTGGTCGAGACCAAGCTGACCATCGATCTCGGGGTCGACACGGTGCGCAACTACCAGCAGGCCGGCCTCGTCGTCTACGCCGGCGACGACGACTTCGCCCGGCTCAGCCACGTCGCGATCTGGAACACCCGGCAGATCGAGTACGGGCGGGAGCTCCCGTACGCCGGCCGGCTCTCCTACGGCGGCATGGTCGAGACGCCGCCGGCCGACACCACGTGGCTGCGCCTGGCCCACCGGGTCGACGCGACCGGGGAGCACGAGTACCGGGCCGCCACCAGCCTCGACGGCCGGCACTGGACCTGGGGCGGCGTGTGGACCTTCCCGGCCGGGGTCACGCCGCGGATCGGCCTGGTCAGCCACGGCGGCGACAACCCGCAGGCCACGGCGCGGTTCGACTACGTGCGGCTCTGGCGGCGATGACGCTTCGCGGCGGCCCGGGCACTCCGGGCCGCCGCCCGGCCGGCCGGCCTGCTAGGGTTGCGCCCGTGCAGCGCTGGTATCGGTTTACACCTCCGGCCCGGAACGGGTCGGCGGGCGTTCCGCTGCGCTGACCTTCACCCCGAGCCGGATTCCTGAGCCGGCTCGGCGCTCGCGTCCGGGGGCGGCTCGCCCACGAGAGGACGCCATGTCTGTCACCGCCGCGGCGCTCGACGATGCCCGCATCGCCCGGATGAGCCCGCTGATCTCCCCCGCGCTGCTCCGCCACGAGTTCCCGGTCACCCCCGAGGTCGCCGACGTGGTCAGCCGCGGCCGGGCCGAGGTCGTCGACGTCCTCGACGGCCGCGACGACCGCCTGCTGGTGATCGTCGGGCCGTGCTCGATCCACGACCCGGACGCCGCCCTCGACTACGCGCGGCGCCTCGCCGCCGTCTCCGCCCGGCTCTCCGGCGACCTGCGGATCGTGATGCGCACCTACTT
Protein-coding regions in this window:
- a CDS encoding LacI family DNA-binding transcriptional regulator, with protein sequence MRNRLKDVAERAGVSVKTVSNVVNGYAHVRPETRARVEAVIAELNYRPNLTARSLRTGRTGVIALAVPELDIPYFAELVRHVVDAAAAHDWTVLIDQTGGSPDRERIVADGIRDQLIDGLIFSPLALTGAELARRADTRPMVLLGERDDHGPADHVAVDNVAAAREITAHLIASGRRRIAAIGAQRATSGASARMRLTGYKEALAAARIRFDPRRVAAAANWHRADGAAAVRKLLDSGVRPDALFCFNDTLALGAMRALHERGLRVPDDVAVVGFDDIEDGRFSTPTLTTVAPDKEEIARLAVELLAKRLAPGADGAPAELTAGHRLELRESA
- a CDS encoding alpha-N-arabinofuranosidase translates to MRTASLTVDPAFRVGAADRRLFGSFVEHMGRCVYGGIYEPGHPTADPLGLRGDVLDLVRELGVSVVRYPGGNFVSGYRWEDGIGPAGDRPRRLDLAWKTVETNQFGLDEFMTWAKAAGVEPMMAVNLGTRGVQEALDVLEYTNHPGGTELSDLRRKNGAAEPYDVKLWCLGNELDGPWQVGHKTADEYGRLAAETGKAMKLVDPSISLVACGSSNRGMPTFGQWEATVLEHAYEQVDYISAHTYYDPSDGDRASILASAVDMDAFITEVVATADHVAAKRRHTRKLKVSFDEWNVWYQSRLQADLDRRGWVEAPALIEDDFTAVDAVVVGDLLVTLLRHADRVGVACQAQLANVIGPIRTTNGGPAWRQSIFHPFALTARHAVGTVLRTEPVSPVHETARYGAVESLSTTAVHDEETGALSVFAVNRGDEDLVVEIGLRALPGIAGLAHVTLDAGADPDAVNSADAPARVTPRELGRPDVESGVSRVVLPAASWNLLRYSPPSR
- a CDS encoding ABC transporter substrate-binding protein: MDNLISRRRVLGLGVGLGTAAALTIAGCGSGDDDSTAASGDGGKTYSGPKVDLNLWNGFTGGDGDIFKKLVDQFNTEHQNIKMGVATYRWEDYYAKLPGAVSSGNGPDIAVMHMDQLATFAARQIIQPLDDVASALSLTEADFAPTVWQGGIYKGKRYGIPLDMHPLGFYYRTDLMEQAGLDPNKPPTNRQEFEAALTALKAKNIQGFWMSPFQFTGGMAGYSLVHQFGGSLFNQDTTQAVFNSPEAVEAVTWCVDLVKNGHSPANVGQDADYVAFKAGKSAFNWNGIWQINDLKKSPEVKWGVAPLPQIGSKPAAWANSHNFTIVQQKRGADANKIAAAKVFINWLSEHSLDWAAGGQVPARKAVREGSGFQALTEVGKLAPELDYAAFPPALPGVGDAITLFYTAFNEAVLGKKDPKKAMDDGVAKANQLLADNAKKYGA
- a CDS encoding sugar ABC transporter permease, whose amino-acid sequence is MRRRGTATPYLFLAPYLLLFAVFALLPVLLGIWLSLHQWDFQLPNKPFVGLDNYKDLFTSGSVVYSDWWESVSATGIFVVLSVPLLVVLPLGLAVLLNRAFPGRTFFRAVFFAPYVLGVAVIGLLWRFLLDANLGLVNRLLGVVGLPDATAWVTDLPWAWISLVGVTVWWTAGFNAVIYLAGLQDIPAELYEAAKVDGATAWQRFRNVTLPGLRPVLLFVVTTTILASANMFGQSYLITQGAPGNSTRSVVWYIVERGIAQNDAGRAAAMSVTLTLMLVVVSIANFRIFRYRED
- a CDS encoding carbohydrate ABC transporter permease, coding for MALRRIGLYAILVALTAVFAVPLIWMLLTSLKSYPDAQQIPPTWLPDPFVTYGYKQLLQAGSQNPVLRWFFNSLLAAVLQAALVLVTASMAAYALARMRFRGRGLVFALIVATLFVPPATQIIPNFLIVDTLNWLDTLTVIVVPGAASAFGVFFLRQFFLSLPRELEEAATLDGANTWQIFTRVVLPLSKPALATLAVLAFLTNWNDFLWPIFVLFSGDQLTLPAGLGLLQGAYQTDFPVVMAGAVLASVPAIILFVIAQRHIIEGVSRSGLKG
- a CDS encoding glycoside hydrolase family 43 protein, with the translated sequence MIRRVVVAVVAAAALGGCGGSSPAEPPPDTFTNPVYASDAPDPQAIRVGETWYLFHTNTPEANVPVLTSPDLVTWTPAGDALPELGSWAAAGKTWAPEVLAVAADRYVLYYTAASAATGRQCIGRAVASSPAGPFVDDAADPLVCQADQGGSIDASPFRDTDGTLHLLWKNDGNAIGQDTWIWSAPLAASGVSLAGEPVQLIKQTEAWEGTLVEGPFLWRRPEGLFLFYAANAYDKPSYAEGYAVCDSPAGPCRKAPENPILRSAGGASGPGHASMVEKDGRTWLIYHAWPTGQEGAVDPGRQLWLDEVVWTDGKPVVRGPTDGPQPLP
- a CDS encoding OBAP family protein, producing MPVQPTIKNRRTSTVAAGESKGAWRSILEQGSHLLQTSAPMSGFDVYVVGFHCAKGEPDFQMEAHHFCRVVNDDVLQCVLFDGNTKDANLIGVEYIISGRLFDTVPEEERGYWHPHNFEVLSGELVAPGLPAAAEKALMKQLMNSYGKTWHTWHTHSTAGHEGMPLPFGDPKLMWSFNRDGEADEAIKQDRNTAMNVDPEKKRAERQSLLELARPQWGVDDMKDDFTGTTPVPGVVDIRAAQG
- a CDS encoding family 43 glycosylhydrolase, whose amino-acid sequence is MRRLLAVLAGLTLVTVAAPAPASAAPQPTPRNPVTAGVADTFADPAVIRGDDGYWYAYGTSDPLRSGEGTPHLLPILRSPDLARWSYVGDAFIAANRPAWATPTAGLWAPDIRRAGDTWLLYYTVTDTTLNAGDDSAIGVATAPGPTGPWTDSGAPLVGPRPAPGGGFLWTFDPAGLVDASGQRWLYYGSYFGGIWTVPLSSDGLRVTGAATQVTIDNRYEGAYVVRRGGWYYLFGSAANCCAGPTTGYSVFAGRSKSPTGPFVDRSGASLLDSRVGGTPVIQPNGNRWIGTGHNAVVTDERGRDWFVYHAIDRDVPYLDEPYGINRRPMLIDRLDWHGGWPTVRGGEWASDPGARDESWRWADKVRKPVWSDDFTAGLDPAWSWVRLDPDAVVTGGALRWPTQAADLVGTVNDAGVLLRDAPAGDYVVETKLTIDLGVDTVRNYQQAGLVVYAGDDDFARLSHVAIWNTRQIEYGRELPYAGRLSYGGMVETPPADTTWLRLAHRVDATGEHEYRAATSLDGRHWTWGGVWTFPAGVTPRIGLVSHGGDNPQATARFDYVRLWRR